In the Zingiber officinale cultivar Zhangliang chromosome 5A, Zo_v1.1, whole genome shotgun sequence genome, ACTAGAAAGCAGCAACTTACTTGGTTACATGCACATGGCACTAGTTTCTCATAAATTTGAAGGAAAAAAACCTACTCATTGAAAGAAATGAATGTGTATTCAGTGCTTGTCGGTTGAACATGAAATTTGCACTTGAGACAAAATTGGACCATGACAACCTTGACCATCTTGAAATGTACCAAACACAAACTCAGAAGGTACAACTAAGATTTATGCAAGAACCAAGTTTTAAGACTTTGCTTCATTTTCTTGAATAACCTATGCAAGTTCCAGTTTAATTTAAAGCAACAATCGTCATAAAGATTAATCAGAAATCCtaaaaaaaggatttaaaagtaAAGGGCATCAAGACGAGGGCTGCCATCCTATAGTAGTACTACACGATTTAGAATGGATTGAATTGTCCAACTAGCTGAACATTTCTCTAGATTCATAAAAGCCAAATAACCTGGGTAAGTTCTACGATTcgagatcaaatttttattatttaaaaaaaaaaagtaaaacagACGCCGGCTACAGTTAGCCAGACCAAAAAGACGTTTCTGGGAGGAAAGAACCAAACTAACGTCCAAACGAACACGGAAAAAAAACAGCAAGCTACCTACCAATATTGCACCCTCTTGCACCTGGAGCATTTCTTGGTCCCCTGCTTCCCACAGCAACTGCAATCGccacttcctcctccttctcctcgtcCGCCCCTCGACATCCCGACCTTAGGCTCGTAGCCGGAGGGGGAAGATCCGGCCTCGAAGCTAGCGTCGACGACGAAGAACCTGGACGCGGTCCGCTTGAGGAGGAGGAGGGCCCCGGAGAGCGTCAGCAGCAGCGCGATCGCGAGTTGCAGCACCGACGAGAGATCCAACGCGGGGAGCATCTACTTgcgccctagggttttccccGCCTCCACCTGATCAATAACTTCCTGCCGGTCGCCGCTCTGCTCCAATTTCGCCCAATCCCGCCGGTGGAAACCTCGACTCGCCTCGTTGTTTGCGGAATCAGATCGATCCGAAGAGGGCCGCCGGAATCTGAAGGCGGTGGATTTGGGGTTCTTCACTCGGCGTCGCCTTCGGGAGCAAGAAGGCTTCGGGAGCAACTGCAGGTATGAGTGAAAGGGCtggaaaatattattattattattattattattattattattattattattattaaattaaaaatatttaatcaaatattttagaTGAATTTGGAGTGTGAAAATgggtaaaaataaaaaagaattctcttattttatagcattttttttattaaaattaaattaaaattgaataatattaaatcaaatttaattaaattagtaattttaattattttatatttttaaatttataacacTAATTCTAGTAAAAATttctataataaaaatatttttggatataaaaattctttttgatatttttattatatacatAACCTTAAGTGGCAAAGAATATATTTAATGTGATTATGTACAAAAATAAAGATTCTAAGTCAAGACATAAATTAAAAGTAGATATTTATCTTTTAAATGTATATTATAAAGATTAATATTCCATATATCTTACTTTAAACATATAAACCTAAAGCTATACTTagttgaaaatattttaattaaaatttaatattcaaaatgTCTTTATTATTTATCTACATTTTAAAAGTTTAGTTTACATTCAAATATAATTCTAAAATATAGGGCAATTTCTAATATCATTTATTCAACTTAAGAAAAATAACACCTAAGCAAATGCACATGGCTATAAATAAGTATACTCTTTGACAAAtatatagttttaaaataaatgaactaacataatttgttatttttaataagtaattaattaccCAAATGAAAGCAAGATTTAATATTGGGTAATTTATTAGTAATTAAATGTATATTAAATATCAATGTAGCGCCATGCTTCGAATATTCTCGCATGATGATCCTGTCTATTTGGGCCACGGCCCAATCGGCCCATTTTTAGGTCACTGAACTTCGATATATCTTCCGCTCGTCCCTGCATCTCGTGCATGTCTTCCTTCTCTCTCACGAAATCGACCATGAGAGCGAAGTAGACCTACACCATGCCATTTGTATGGATCGCAAGGTGACTCACGCTTCCTGGCCTCTCCAGATGCCGCTGTCGCCCTCCTCCGCTGCATTAATTGACCACAGGGGAAGCAGATCTACGCGTCAAATCTAGGGCGCTCGAGCTCCTCCTCTCAGACTAACGCAGAAGTATGGCGGTGCTTGCGATGGCTTCCGGGGTCCTCCGGCCGAGCCTTGGACTGAATCTGGAACCGGGAGGTGCTGGCTTGTGGCCCACCCTTTTGAGCCACTCGCTTCGTCGCTCCCGATCTGCGATCTCGACCCCATCAAAGATCAGGTTTTGTTCTTATTCTCATTCCCCCTACTTGTTATGGTGATTTTCTCGTTAAAGTAATGATTTTACCTCCGTGATTGTAGATTTAGGCTAAAAATGTTTCTTTGGTGTGAGATTTTTTCTGTACTTTCTGATGCAAAAATGTTCATCAGAAGTTGCAATCGTGTTGTACTTTAAATATCTCTCTTGCATGTTCGTTTCCAGTTGCAAGCTTGATTTTTTTCCCCTCTTACAGATTCATGTGTAAAAATGTTCCATGGATGCGAAATCTTTGCTTTTTATCCccaattaaataaatcaaaaaatgcAGATCTCGACTTCTTGTGAATCTAGGATTTTCTTACGGATGAATCGAGAACTTGTAGGCGCATCAAGATGTTACTGATGTGTGATCGTTCTATATACCATGTCGTGTTTGTTCTTAACCCTCGATTGTTGGATTGGAGCATGTGCTTGTTCTTTGCGTGTCTTATTTTCTGCTGATGTCGTATTATGGGATATTGTCAGATGTCCATCCCAACGCACTCCTAGAGCTACATACTCAACTGCTGTTGAGGTATTCAAGCACCTGCTTGATGCATTTATCTGGAAATCCATTCTGATTTTCCCTGAATTCCATTGTGACAGGATGACAGTTCCAAAGAGACTGACAGAATTCCAACACCTAAAGTGATAATTGATCAAGACTCAAACCCAGATGCAACCATCGTCGAGGTAGCCTTTGGCGATCGCCTTGGAGCACTACTTGACACTGTATACTCGAAATCTCTGTCTCCCTTCATGTTTTTCTTACAATGTTTCTTTTTTGTTTCTAGAGTAGCAAACATTTTTTTAGCTTTGATTTTTTGTTTATAATTATATACTTTGTAGATGAACTCACTGAGGAACCTAGGACTTCATGTTGTGAAGGCTGATGAATACTTGGAGTCTACTGGGAAGCATCATAGATTCATGGTAACTAACAGGTGAGCTCTCAGCTATTCTCTAATCACCACAATTTTGGTTGTCGCTGCATCTTCATGGATAAAGCTCTCTGCTATTGTTTGTCACTTTGTCGACAATATTTTTCATATCTGACCTTTGTGTATCAAATCATGCTATACTGTAGTTAATGGACTTTTTCATAGGTCCACCGGCCGAAAGATTGATGACCCAGAGTTGTTAGAAACAATTCGTCTGACAATTATCGCCAATATGCTTCAATATCACCCAGTAATTCTGATAATTTTTGGTTATTTTCATGCCCCTGAATTAGTCTGATGGAGTTTATTAATTCCCTGCAGGAGTCTAGCAGTAAACTGGCCATGGGAGCAACCTTTGGAGTGGAGGCACCTGAGCAGAAGGTACTTAGCTCTTATTTCATAACTGCAAACGATTGCTTGAATCTTTGGATATTAGGATGCCTCTTTTATTCTTCTGCAGGAATATAACTTCTCTTCGAGAAAGAGCCGTCTATTTTTCTGAACTTTTGTATATAAGgagtgaattaaaaaaaaaatatcccatTAAATTTGTCTTTGTTTAGCGAACAAAGAAACAAGTTTACTAATATAGCACACCTTGGGTTAACCAGACCTTTATTTTCAGGAAATGTTTCACCCTTCTGCCTCATTCTTGTTTCCTATTATGTACCCTAAATATCATCATTCCATTTGTTCAAACAAGATATTCAACTATCTAATGAATTTCAGGTTCTCATCTTCATTTGTTTTTCAGATTGACGTCGACGTTGCAACCCATATAGATATTTATGACGATGGACCTGACAGAAGGTAAGGTATACATAAATAATGTTAAACTGGTAGATCTAACTTCTTAATTTATCACTATCATTTTTTTCATAAATGTACACCTCTTTCGGCATATATAGTGTACATATTTGATCTTTGTAAAAATTGAAATTACATGCAACTCCGGGACACACGAATATAATACAGGGCTGTTACCGAATATGACAATGCTTTTCAGAACAGAGGTTTCATCTCTAAGAATTTTCTTATCTAATTGTAGTTCGATGAGAGCAAGTCTTTTCCGCCCATTCAAGAAAGGAAATTCatgaaagaaagaaacaaaaaaaatctgTAGTGGAAGTAAATGTCGCAAACATACCACTTATCCATATCCATTAACTTCTCTTCAGCTTACTTGTGGTGGAGACAGCGGATCGTCCTGGCTTGCTGGTTGATCTTGTCCAGAGCATCAATGACATAAATATCACAGTCCAGTCAGGAGAGTTCGGCACGGAGGTAAAATACGTCAACACGATCCTATCAAGTTCTTAACATGTATTCATTATTCAAATTAGGTAACCCTATCTCCTTACAGGGATTGCTGGCTAAAGCAAAGTTTCATGTCAGCTATAGGAACAGAGCCATCATTAATTCTTTGCAACAGGTATTTCCCATTGCTACAACTTGTTTGAAGTAACAAACAAGAATTCT is a window encoding:
- the LOC121982457 gene encoding ACT domain-containing protein DS12, chloroplastic-like isoform X2 produces the protein MAVLAMASGVLRPSLGLNLEPGGAGLWPTLLSHSLRRSRSAISTPSKIRCPSQRTPRATYSTAVEDDSSKETDRIPTPKVIIDQDSNPDATIVEVAFGDRLGALLDTMNSLRNLGLHVVKADEYLESTGKHHRFMVTNRSLAVNWPWEQPLEWRHLSRRFSSSFVFQIDVDVATHIDIYDDGPDRSLLVVETADRPGLLVDLVQSINDINITVQSGEFGTEGLLAKAKFHVSYRNRAIINSLQQVLSNSLSYSLRRPSTEDASF
- the LOC121982457 gene encoding ACT domain-containing protein DS12, chloroplastic-like isoform X1, whose protein sequence is MAVLAMASGVLRPSLGLNLEPGGAGLWPTLLSHSLRRSRSAISTPSKIRCPSQRTPRATYSTAVEDDSSKETDRIPTPKVIIDQDSNPDATIVEVAFGDRLGALLDTMNSLRNLGLHVVKADEYLESTGKHHRFMVTNRSTGRKIDDPELLETIRLTIIANMLQYHPESSSKLAMGATFGVEAPEQKIDVDVATHIDIYDDGPDRSLLVVETADRPGLLVDLVQSINDINITVQSGEFGTEGLLAKAKFHVSYRNRAIINSLQQVLSNSLSYSLRRPSTEDASF
- the LOC121982457 gene encoding ACT domain-containing protein DS12, chloroplastic-like isoform X3, whose amino-acid sequence is MNSLRNLGLHVVKADEYLESTGKHHRFMVTNRSTGRKIDDPELLETIRLTIIANMLQYHPESSSKLAMGATFGVEAPEQKIDVDVATHIDIYDDGPDRSLLVVETADRPGLLVDLVQSINDINITVQSGEFGTEGLLAKAKFHVSYRNRAIINSLQQVLSNSLSYSLRRPSTEDASF